In one window of Nomascus leucogenys isolate Asia chromosome 1a, Asia_NLE_v1, whole genome shotgun sequence DNA:
- the SYNE2 gene encoding nesprin-2 isoform X3 — MIFSHQQVKKLKETFAFIQQLDKNMSNLRTWLARIESELSKPVVYDVCDDQEIQKRLAEQQDLQRDIEQHSAGVESVFNICDVLLHDSDACANETECDSIQQTTRSLDRRWRNICAMSMERRMKIEETWRLWQKFLDDYSRFEDWLKSAERTAACPNSSEVLYTSAKEELKRFEAFQRQIHERLTQLELINKQYRRLARENRTDTASRLKQMVHEGNQRWDNLQRRVTAILRRLRHFTNQREEFEGTRESILVWLTEMDLQLTNVEHFSESDADDKMRQLNGFQQEITLNTNKIDQLIVFGEQLIQKSEPLDAVLIEDELEELHRYCQEVFGRVSRFHRRLTSCTPGLEDEKEASENETDMEDPREIQTDSWRKRGESEEPTSPQSLCHLVAPGHERSGCETPVSVDSIPLEWDHTGDVGGSSSHEEDEEGPYYSALSDVEIPENPEAYLKMTTKTLKASSGKSISDGHSWHVPDSPSCPEHHYKQMEGDRNVPPVPPASSTPYKPPYGKLLLPPGTDGGKEGPRVLNGSPQQEDRRLAGITEQQSGAFDRWELIQAQELHNKLKIKQNLQQLNSDISAITTWLKKTEAELEMLKMAKPPSDIQEIELRVKRLQEILKAFDTYKALVVSVNVSSKEFLQTESPESTELQSRLCQLSLLWEAAQGTVDSWRGGLRQSLMQCQDFHQLSQNLLLWLASAENRRQKAYVTDPKADPQALLECRRELMQLEKELVERQPQVDMLQEISNSLLIKGHGEDYIEAEEKVHVIEKKLKQLREQVSQDLMSLQGTQNPAPPLPSFDEVDSGDQPPATSVPAPRGKQFRAVRTTEGEEETESRVPGSTRPQRSFLSRVIRAALPLQLLLLLLLLLACLLPSSEEDYSCTQANNFARSFYPMLRYTNGPPPT, encoded by the exons GGTGAAGAAGCTGAAGGAGACCTTTGCTTTTATTCAGCAGTTGGACAAAAACATGAGCAACCTTCGCACCTGGTTGGCTCGAATTGAGTCTGAGCTTTCCAAACCTGTTGTTTATGATGTCTGCGATGATCAAGAGATCCAGAAGAGGCTCGCTGAGCAGCAG GATCTACAGCGAGATATTGAACAACACAGTGCAGGGGTGGAGTCCGTGTTTAACATCTGTGACGTCCTACTGCACGACTCCGATGCCTGTGCAAATGAGACCGAGTGTGACTCGATTCAGCAGACCACCAGGAGCCTGGACAGACGCTGGAGGAACATTTGTGCCATGTCCATGGAGCGGCGCATGAA AATCGAGGAGACGTGGCGCCTGTGGCAGAAGTTTTTAGACGACTATTCTCGCTTTGAGGACTGGCTCAAGTCAGCTGAGAGGACGGCAGCCTGCCCAAATTCCTCAGAGGTGTTGTACACGAGTGCCAAAGAGGAACTGAAGAGGTTTGAG GCCTTTCAGCGGCAGATTCACGAGCGGCTCACTCAGCTGGAGCTCATCAACAAGCAGTACCGGCGGCTGGCCCGGGAGAACCGCACAGACACGGCCAGCAGGCTGAAGCAGATGGTCCACGAGGGCAACCAGCGCTGGGACAACCTTCAGAGGCGGGTCACAGCCATCCTGCGGAGACTCAGG CATTTCACCAACCAGAGGGAAGAATTCGAGGGCACCAGGGAGAGCATTCTGGTGTGGCTCACAGAGATGGACCTGCAGCTGACCAACGTGGAGCACTTCTCAGAGAGTGACGCCGATGACAAGATGCGCCAACTGAAT GGCTTCCAACAGGAAATTACATTAAATACCAACAAGATTGATCAGCTCATTGTGTTTGGGGAGCAGCTGATTCAGAAGAGCGAGCCCCTGGATGCCGTGCTGATTGAGGATGAGCTGGAGGAACTCCACCGCTACTGCCAGGAGGTGTTCGGAAGGGTCTCCCGGTTCCACCGGCGGCTCACCTCCTGCACTCCG GGCTTAGAAGATGAAAAGGAGGCCTCTGAGAATGAAACGGACATGGAAGACCCCAGAGAGATCCAGACTGATTCTTGGCGTAAACGGGGAGAAAGCGAGGAACCGACATCTCCTCAGTCCCTGTGTCATCTAGTGGCCCCGGGGCACGAGCGGTCTGGCTGCGAGACCCCTGTCAGCGTGGACTCCATCCCCCTGGAGTGGGACCACACAGGCGACGTGGGGGGCTCCTCCTCTCACGAAGAGGACGAGGAAGGCCCATACTACAGCGCACTGTCAG ATGTAGAAATCCCTGAAAATCCTGAGGCATATCTTAAAATGACCACAAAAACTTTGAAAGCGTCTTCTG GTAAATCCATTTCGGATGGCCACTCATGGCATGTTCCCGACAGCCCTTCCTGTCCCGAGCATCACTACAAGCAAATGGAAGGTGACAGGAATGTTCCACCTGTTCCCCCTGCGTCCAGCACCCCTTATAAACCACCCTAT GGAAAGCTACTATTACCTCCAGGCACGGATGGTGGCAAAGAAGGCCCGCGAGTCCTGAATGGCAGCCCACAGCAGGAAGACAGGAGACTGGCTGGTATCACAGAGCAGCAGTCAG GTGCCTTTGACAGATGGGAGCTGATTCAAGCACAAGAGCTTCACaataagctcaaaataaaacaaaatttgcaaCAGCTGAACTCTGATATCAGCGCCATCACTACTTGGCTGAAAAAAACTGAAGCAGAGCTGGAAATGTTAAAGATGGCAAAGCCTCCCTCTGATATCCAGGAAATAGAACTGAGAGTGAAGAGACTGCAG GAGATACTGAAAGCCTTTGACACTTACAAGGCATTAGTGGTCTCTGTCAACGTGAGCAGCAAGGAATTTCTGCAAACCGAGAGCCCCGAATCCACAGAGCTCCAAAGTAGACTCTGCCAGCTGAGCCTGCTCTGGGAAGCAGCACAGGGCACAGTGGACAGCTGGAGAGGGGGCTTACGACAGTCGCTCATGCAGTGCCAG GACTTCCACCAGTTGAGTCAAAATCTGCTGCTCTGGTTAGCGAGTGCCGAGAACCGGAGGCAGAAGGCTTATGTCACCGATCCGAAGGCAGACCCTCAGGCTCTCCTGGAGTGTCGGAGGGAACTAATG caACTGGAAAAGGAGCTGGTAGAACGTCAACCTCAAGTGGACATGTTACAGGAGATTTCAAACAGCCTTCTCATTAAGGGACATGGAGAAGACTATATTGAAGCTGAAGAAAAGGTGCATGTTATTGAGAAGAAACTCAAACAGTTACGGGAGCAAGTGTCCCAAGATTTAATGTCTTTGCAGGGAACCCAG aacccagccccacccctgcccagctTCGACGAGGTAGATTCGGGGGACCAGCCTCCTGCAACATCCGTGCCAGCTCCCCGAGGAAAG CAGTTCAGAGCAGTGAGAACTACAGAAGGCGAGGAGGAGACGGAGAGCAG GGTCCCCGGCAGCACACGGCCACAGCGCTCCTTCCTCTCAAGGGTGATCCgggcagccctgcccctgcagctgctcctcctgctgctgctgctcctggccTGCCTGCTGCCCTCCTCCGAAGAAGACTACAGCTGCACTCAGGCCAACAACTTTGCCCGGTCCTTTTACCCCATGCTGAGGTACACCAATGGGCCACCCCCCACATAG
- the SYNE2 gene encoding nesprin-2 isoform X4, whose product MSPWLLVDLQRDIEQHSAGVESVFNICDVLLHDSDACANETECDSIQQTTRSLDRRWRNICAMSMERRMKIEETWRLWQKFLDDYSRFEDWLKSAERTAACPNSSEVLYTSAKEELKRFEAFQRQIHERLTQLELINKQYRRLARENRTDTASRLKQMVHEGNQRWDNLQRRVTAILRRLRHFTNQREEFEGTRESILVWLTEMDLQLTNVEHFSESDADDKMRQLNGFQQEITLNTNKIDQLIVFGEQLIQKSEPLDAVLIEDELEELHRYCQEVFGRVSRFHRRLTSCTPGLEDEKEASENETDMEDPREIQTDSWRKRGESEEPTSPQSLCHLVAPGHERSGCETPVSVDSIPLEWDHTGDVGGSSSHEEDEEGPYYSALSDVEIPENPEAYLKMTTKTLKASSGKSISDGHSWHVPDSPSCPEHHYKQMEGDRNVPPVPPASSTPYKPPYGKLLLPPGTDGGKEGPRVLNGSPQQEDRRLAGITEQQSGAFDRWELIQAQELHNKLKIKQNLQQLNSDISAITTWLKKTEAELEMLKMAKPPSDIQEIELRVKRLQEILKAFDTYKALVVSVNVSSKEFLQTESPESTELQSRLCQLSLLWEAAQGTVDSWRGGLRQSLMQCQDFHQLSQNLLLWLASAENRRQKAYVTDPKADPQALLECRRELMQLEKELVERQPQVDMLQEISNSLLIKGHGEDYIEAEEKVHVIEKKLKQLREQVSQDLMSLQGTQNPAPPLPSFDEVDSGDQPPATSVPAPRGKQFRAVRTTEGEEETESRVPGSTRPQRSFLSRVIRAALPLQLLLLLLLLLACLLPSSEEDYSCTQANNFARSFYPMLRYTNGPPPT is encoded by the exons ATGTCTCCGTGGTTACTAGTG GATCTACAGCGAGATATTGAACAACACAGTGCAGGGGTGGAGTCCGTGTTTAACATCTGTGACGTCCTACTGCACGACTCCGATGCCTGTGCAAATGAGACCGAGTGTGACTCGATTCAGCAGACCACCAGGAGCCTGGACAGACGCTGGAGGAACATTTGTGCCATGTCCATGGAGCGGCGCATGAA AATCGAGGAGACGTGGCGCCTGTGGCAGAAGTTTTTAGACGACTATTCTCGCTTTGAGGACTGGCTCAAGTCAGCTGAGAGGACGGCAGCCTGCCCAAATTCCTCAGAGGTGTTGTACACGAGTGCCAAAGAGGAACTGAAGAGGTTTGAG GCCTTTCAGCGGCAGATTCACGAGCGGCTCACTCAGCTGGAGCTCATCAACAAGCAGTACCGGCGGCTGGCCCGGGAGAACCGCACAGACACGGCCAGCAGGCTGAAGCAGATGGTCCACGAGGGCAACCAGCGCTGGGACAACCTTCAGAGGCGGGTCACAGCCATCCTGCGGAGACTCAGG CATTTCACCAACCAGAGGGAAGAATTCGAGGGCACCAGGGAGAGCATTCTGGTGTGGCTCACAGAGATGGACCTGCAGCTGACCAACGTGGAGCACTTCTCAGAGAGTGACGCCGATGACAAGATGCGCCAACTGAAT GGCTTCCAACAGGAAATTACATTAAATACCAACAAGATTGATCAGCTCATTGTGTTTGGGGAGCAGCTGATTCAGAAGAGCGAGCCCCTGGATGCCGTGCTGATTGAGGATGAGCTGGAGGAACTCCACCGCTACTGCCAGGAGGTGTTCGGAAGGGTCTCCCGGTTCCACCGGCGGCTCACCTCCTGCACTCCG GGCTTAGAAGATGAAAAGGAGGCCTCTGAGAATGAAACGGACATGGAAGACCCCAGAGAGATCCAGACTGATTCTTGGCGTAAACGGGGAGAAAGCGAGGAACCGACATCTCCTCAGTCCCTGTGTCATCTAGTGGCCCCGGGGCACGAGCGGTCTGGCTGCGAGACCCCTGTCAGCGTGGACTCCATCCCCCTGGAGTGGGACCACACAGGCGACGTGGGGGGCTCCTCCTCTCACGAAGAGGACGAGGAAGGCCCATACTACAGCGCACTGTCAG ATGTAGAAATCCCTGAAAATCCTGAGGCATATCTTAAAATGACCACAAAAACTTTGAAAGCGTCTTCTG GTAAATCCATTTCGGATGGCCACTCATGGCATGTTCCCGACAGCCCTTCCTGTCCCGAGCATCACTACAAGCAAATGGAAGGTGACAGGAATGTTCCACCTGTTCCCCCTGCGTCCAGCACCCCTTATAAACCACCCTAT GGAAAGCTACTATTACCTCCAGGCACGGATGGTGGCAAAGAAGGCCCGCGAGTCCTGAATGGCAGCCCACAGCAGGAAGACAGGAGACTGGCTGGTATCACAGAGCAGCAGTCAG GTGCCTTTGACAGATGGGAGCTGATTCAAGCACAAGAGCTTCACaataagctcaaaataaaacaaaatttgcaaCAGCTGAACTCTGATATCAGCGCCATCACTACTTGGCTGAAAAAAACTGAAGCAGAGCTGGAAATGTTAAAGATGGCAAAGCCTCCCTCTGATATCCAGGAAATAGAACTGAGAGTGAAGAGACTGCAG GAGATACTGAAAGCCTTTGACACTTACAAGGCATTAGTGGTCTCTGTCAACGTGAGCAGCAAGGAATTTCTGCAAACCGAGAGCCCCGAATCCACAGAGCTCCAAAGTAGACTCTGCCAGCTGAGCCTGCTCTGGGAAGCAGCACAGGGCACAGTGGACAGCTGGAGAGGGGGCTTACGACAGTCGCTCATGCAGTGCCAG GACTTCCACCAGTTGAGTCAAAATCTGCTGCTCTGGTTAGCGAGTGCCGAGAACCGGAGGCAGAAGGCTTATGTCACCGATCCGAAGGCAGACCCTCAGGCTCTCCTGGAGTGTCGGAGGGAACTAATG caACTGGAAAAGGAGCTGGTAGAACGTCAACCTCAAGTGGACATGTTACAGGAGATTTCAAACAGCCTTCTCATTAAGGGACATGGAGAAGACTATATTGAAGCTGAAGAAAAGGTGCATGTTATTGAGAAGAAACTCAAACAGTTACGGGAGCAAGTGTCCCAAGATTTAATGTCTTTGCAGGGAACCCAG aacccagccccacccctgcccagctTCGACGAGGTAGATTCGGGGGACCAGCCTCCTGCAACATCCGTGCCAGCTCCCCGAGGAAAG CAGTTCAGAGCAGTGAGAACTACAGAAGGCGAGGAGGAGACGGAGAGCAG GGTCCCCGGCAGCACACGGCCACAGCGCTCCTTCCTCTCAAGGGTGATCCgggcagccctgcccctgcagctgctcctcctgctgctgctgctcctggccTGCCTGCTGCCCTCCTCCGAAGAAGACTACAGCTGCACTCAGGCCAACAACTTTGCCCGGTCCTTTTACCCCATGCTGAGGTACACCAATGGGCCACCCCCCACATAG
- the SYNE2 gene encoding nesprin-2 isoform X5 translates to MVHEGNQRWDNLQRRVTAILRRLRHFTNQREEFEGTRESILVWLTEMDLQLTNVEHFSESDADDKMRQLNGFQQEITLNTNKIDQLIVFGEQLIQKSEPLDAVLIEDELEELHRYCQEVFGRVSRFHRRLTSCTPGLEDEKEASENETDMEDPREIQTDSWRKRGESEEPTSPQSLCHLVAPGHERSGCETPVSVDSIPLEWDHTGDVGGSSSHEEDEEGPYYSALSDVEIPENPEAYLKMTTKTLKASSGKSISDGHSWHVPDSPSCPEHHYKQMEGDRNVPPVPPASSTPYKPPYGKLLLPPGTDGGKEGPRVLNGSPQQEDRRLAGITEQQSGAFDRWELIQAQELHNKLKIKQNLQQLNSDISAITTWLKKTEAELEMLKMAKPPSDIQEIELRVKRLQEILKAFDTYKALVVSVNVSSKEFLQTESPESTELQSRLCQLSLLWEAAQGTVDSWRGGLRQSLMQCQDFHQLSQNLLLWLASAENRRQKAYVTDPKADPQALLECRRELMQLEKELVERQPQVDMLQEISNSLLIKGHGEDYIEAEEKVHVIEKKLKQLREQVSQDLMSLQGTQNPAPPLPSFDEVDSGDQPPATSVPAPRGKQFRAVRTTEGEEETESRVPGSTRPQRSFLSRVIRAALPLQLLLLLLLLLACLLPSSEEDYSCTQANNFARSFYPMLRYTNGPPPT, encoded by the exons ATGGTCCACGAGGGCAACCAGCGCTGGGACAACCTTCAGAGGCGGGTCACAGCCATCCTGCGGAGACTCAGG CATTTCACCAACCAGAGGGAAGAATTCGAGGGCACCAGGGAGAGCATTCTGGTGTGGCTCACAGAGATGGACCTGCAGCTGACCAACGTGGAGCACTTCTCAGAGAGTGACGCCGATGACAAGATGCGCCAACTGAAT GGCTTCCAACAGGAAATTACATTAAATACCAACAAGATTGATCAGCTCATTGTGTTTGGGGAGCAGCTGATTCAGAAGAGCGAGCCCCTGGATGCCGTGCTGATTGAGGATGAGCTGGAGGAACTCCACCGCTACTGCCAGGAGGTGTTCGGAAGGGTCTCCCGGTTCCACCGGCGGCTCACCTCCTGCACTCCG GGCTTAGAAGATGAAAAGGAGGCCTCTGAGAATGAAACGGACATGGAAGACCCCAGAGAGATCCAGACTGATTCTTGGCGTAAACGGGGAGAAAGCGAGGAACCGACATCTCCTCAGTCCCTGTGTCATCTAGTGGCCCCGGGGCACGAGCGGTCTGGCTGCGAGACCCCTGTCAGCGTGGACTCCATCCCCCTGGAGTGGGACCACACAGGCGACGTGGGGGGCTCCTCCTCTCACGAAGAGGACGAGGAAGGCCCATACTACAGCGCACTGTCAG ATGTAGAAATCCCTGAAAATCCTGAGGCATATCTTAAAATGACCACAAAAACTTTGAAAGCGTCTTCTG GTAAATCCATTTCGGATGGCCACTCATGGCATGTTCCCGACAGCCCTTCCTGTCCCGAGCATCACTACAAGCAAATGGAAGGTGACAGGAATGTTCCACCTGTTCCCCCTGCGTCCAGCACCCCTTATAAACCACCCTAT GGAAAGCTACTATTACCTCCAGGCACGGATGGTGGCAAAGAAGGCCCGCGAGTCCTGAATGGCAGCCCACAGCAGGAAGACAGGAGACTGGCTGGTATCACAGAGCAGCAGTCAG GTGCCTTTGACAGATGGGAGCTGATTCAAGCACAAGAGCTTCACaataagctcaaaataaaacaaaatttgcaaCAGCTGAACTCTGATATCAGCGCCATCACTACTTGGCTGAAAAAAACTGAAGCAGAGCTGGAAATGTTAAAGATGGCAAAGCCTCCCTCTGATATCCAGGAAATAGAACTGAGAGTGAAGAGACTGCAG GAGATACTGAAAGCCTTTGACACTTACAAGGCATTAGTGGTCTCTGTCAACGTGAGCAGCAAGGAATTTCTGCAAACCGAGAGCCCCGAATCCACAGAGCTCCAAAGTAGACTCTGCCAGCTGAGCCTGCTCTGGGAAGCAGCACAGGGCACAGTGGACAGCTGGAGAGGGGGCTTACGACAGTCGCTCATGCAGTGCCAG GACTTCCACCAGTTGAGTCAAAATCTGCTGCTCTGGTTAGCGAGTGCCGAGAACCGGAGGCAGAAGGCTTATGTCACCGATCCGAAGGCAGACCCTCAGGCTCTCCTGGAGTGTCGGAGGGAACTAATG caACTGGAAAAGGAGCTGGTAGAACGTCAACCTCAAGTGGACATGTTACAGGAGATTTCAAACAGCCTTCTCATTAAGGGACATGGAGAAGACTATATTGAAGCTGAAGAAAAGGTGCATGTTATTGAGAAGAAACTCAAACAGTTACGGGAGCAAGTGTCCCAAGATTTAATGTCTTTGCAGGGAACCCAG aacccagccccacccctgcccagctTCGACGAGGTAGATTCGGGGGACCAGCCTCCTGCAACATCCGTGCCAGCTCCCCGAGGAAAG CAGTTCAGAGCAGTGAGAACTACAGAAGGCGAGGAGGAGACGGAGAGCAG GGTCCCCGGCAGCACACGGCCACAGCGCTCCTTCCTCTCAAGGGTGATCCgggcagccctgcccctgcagctgctcctcctgctgctgctgctcctggccTGCCTGCTGCCCTCCTCCGAAGAAGACTACAGCTGCACTCAGGCCAACAACTTTGCCCGGTCCTTTTACCCCATGCTGAGGTACACCAATGGGCCACCCCCCACATAG